A single genomic interval of Pyrus communis chromosome 7, drPyrComm1.1, whole genome shotgun sequence harbors:
- the LOC137739257 gene encoding uncharacterized protein, with amino-acid sequence MVAVGLKVKGAKESFDLSVKPSPKLVTTAPWAQMQGLKESDVDSFVDDVLVNDRPWASGVQEPLTGPHVFALIFVYTHMSREEWNCDSARVRIDKLKEEFELRGLTNQVFVTACSHIGGHKYAGNLIIYSPGSDGSITGHWYGYVTSDDVPELLDQHIGKGEIIERLWRGQMGVSSDEAEKINDPKLPNGGESKKTKEKPQENSNQIQKNENFSGCCKGLIVIDLQAAKK; translated from the exons ATGGTGGCCGTTGGATTAAAAGTGAAGGGGGCAAAAGAGTCATTTGATCTTTCGGTGAAACCCAGCCCAAAACTCGTGACAACTGCACCCTGGGCCCAAATGCA GGGCTTGAAAGAGTCGGATGTGGACAGCTTTGTTGATGATGTCCTTGTGAATGACAGACCATGGGCTTCGGGAGTGCAAGAGCCGTTGACTGGCCCCCATGTATTTGCCCTTATATTTGTATACACACATATGAGTCGAGAGGAATGGAATTGTGATAGTGCACGTGTTCGCATTGATAAGTTGAAAGAGGAGTTTGAGCTGCGAGGATTGACGAATCAG GTATTTGTTACTGCTTGCTCTCACATTGGAGGCCACAAATATGCTGGAAACTTGATTATCTACAGCCCAGGTTCAGATGGAAGCATAACAGGCCATTG GTATGGCTATGTCACTTCTGACGATGTGCCGGAATTGCTTGATCAGCATATTGGGAAAGGAGAGATCATCGAACGACTTTGGAG GGGGCAAATGGGAGTATCTTCTGATGAAGCTGAAAAAATTAATGACCCGAAGCTTCCAAATGGAGGAGAAAGTAAGAAAACCAAGGAGAAGCCCCAAGAAAACAGCAATCAGATTCAGAAGAATGAAAACTTTTCAGGCTGTTGCAAGGGGCTAATAGTAATCGATTTACAGGCTGCAAAGAAGTAA
- the LOC137738766 gene encoding uncharacterized protein yields the protein MTYHWYPFVSPGYVPELLDEHIGKGEIIERHWRGQMGASSDEAEEINDWELPNGEKKKKIEDKPQENGNQIHQERGNQIDNNENFSGCCQCANSDGFTCYKEVSLEENGGSEEKKLKETTEACARMDSLGKLSSLIRNWEQSDVLAAAAVVGAVAIVAVAYSFYRRSG from the exons ATGACATACCATTG GTATCCATTCGTCAGTCCTGGTTATGTGCCGGAATTGCTTGATGAGCATATTGGGAAGGGAGAGATTATAGAACGACATTGGAG GGGCCAAATGGGAGCATCTTCTGATGAAGCTGAAGAAATTAATGACTGGGAGCTTccaaatggagaaaaaaaaaagaaaatcgaGGACAAGCCACAAGAAAATGGCAATCAGATTCACCAAGAAAGGGGCAATCAGATTGACAATAATGAGAACTTTTCAGGCTGTTGCCAGTGTGCTAATAGTGATGGATTTACATGCTACAAAGAAGTAAGTTTGGAGGAGAACGGTGGAAGTGAGGAAAAGAAGCTGAAAGAAACCACAGAGGCGTGTGCCAGGATGGATTCCTTAGGGAAGCTGTCAAGCTTGATCAGGAACTGGGAGCAAAGCGATGTTCTCGCAGCTGCTGCCGTGGTTGGAGCAGTGGCAATAGTGGCTGTGGCTTATAGCTTTTATAGAAGGTCAGGCTGA